DNA from Microbacterium sp. BK668:
CCGCGATCGCGATGAGGATGATGCCGATCACCGTGATCAGAAGCTGTGCGGGCTTCAGCTTCCAGAAGGGTCGGCCCTCGCGGATCTCGTAGATCCGGTTCATCGCGCGGCTGAAGGCGCCGACGTACCCGGAGGCCGCCCAGATCGCGAGGACGATGCCGGAGACCAGGGCGAAGCCCGCGCCCGGGGAGGTCGCCATGTCGGTGAGCGGACCCTCGAGCGCGTCCGCCGCGTCCGGCGCGAAGTTCGAGATGATGCCGGTGATGGCGCCGGCCGCCTGCTCGCCCTGACCGATCACGCCGAGGATCGAGAACACCGCGATCAGGGCGGGGAAGAGCGAGAGCATCGCGTAGTAGGTCAGGGCTGCGGCGATGTCGGTGCACTCGTCGTCCGAGAACTCCCGGATTGTGTTGCGGAAGACGTACTTCCAGGAGCGCTTGTCGATGTCGCGCAGGCGATCCGGCTTCTCCGGGTGCTCGGGGTCGGGCGTGCGCTCAGTGTTCTCCTGGCGCTGGTCGGTCGTGCTCATCGCACCTCCACGTAGCTCGATTCCGGCATGTGACGAGGGTGGCGAGATCACCATTGTGCTCAGGGCGAGCACTGTGCACTCAGGGCTTGACAGACGGATGCCCGGGCACCGGCGCTCGCCCATGTTGCGGCGGGAAGCCTGCCGTAGACTTGAGGGCACGATGGACGACCCTCCCTCTTGTAGACCCTGGCCCCACCGACCCGCCTCCCCCTCTGATGGAGGTGATGCGTGATGGAATACGTCATGTTGGGCGTGGGGCTCCTGCTCACCATCGGGACCGGACTGTTCGTCGCGAGCGAGTTCGCCCTCGTCAATCTGGACCGCGCCGACCTCGAGGCTCGGCGCGAGCGCGGGGAATCCCGCCTGTCGCTGACCATCAGCGCGCTCAAGATCACGTCGACGCACCTGTCGAGCGCGCAGCTGGGAATCACGCTGACGACGCTCCTCACCGGCTACACGATGGAGCCCGCGATCTCGAGCCTGCTCGCGCCGGTGTTCACCGCGTGGGGGCTGCCCGCCGGGATCGTCGCACCCGTCTCGGTCTTCATCGGCGTCTCGGTCGCGACCATCCTCTCGATGATCCTGGGCGAGCTGGTCCCGAAGAACTTCGCGCTCGCACTGCCGCGGCAGACGGCCAAGGTGGTGATGCCCTTCCAGGTCGCGTTCACGACCGTCTTCCGTCCCGCGATCGTCGTGCTCAACGGGAGCGCGAACGGCGTGCTCCGCGCGATCGGCGTCGAACCGAAGGAGGAGCTCTCGGGCGCGCGGACGGCCGAGGAGCTGTCGAGCCTCGTCCGGCGCTCGGCGAGCGCCGGCGTGCTCGAAGAGGACACGGCATCGCTCCTGGACCGCAGCTTGACCTTCGCCCGGCTGACGGCGTCCGACGTCATGACGCCGCGCCCCAGCATCCACGCCCTCCAGGCGGGCGACTCCGCAGAGGAGGCGATCCAGCTCGCACGGCGGACGGGGCACAGCCGCTTCCCCGTGTACGACGACTCGATGGACGACATCGTCGGCATCGTGCACCTCAAGGCGGCGGTCGCGGTGCCGCGCGACCGGCGCGCCGACGTGCCCGTCGCAGCCCTGTCGACCGAGCCCCTTCGCGTGCCGGAGGCCGTGCACCTCGACGCCCTGGTGTCGGAGCTGCGCGCCCGCGGCTACCAGATGGCCGTCGTCGTCGACGAGTACGGCGGAACGGCCGGTGTCGTGACGCTCGAGGACCTCGTCGAGGAGATCGTCGGCGAAGTGCTCGACGAGCACGATCGCCGTCGGGCGGGCATCGTCCGCCTCGACGGCGACGTCCTGTTCCCCGGAGAGCTCCGGCCCGACGAGCTGCTCGACCGCACGGGCATCCGCGTCCCCGAGGGCGAGGTGTACGACACGGTCGGCGGCTACGTCATGAGCGTCCTGGAGCGCATCCCCGCCGTGGGCGACGAGGTCGAGGTCGACGACGGAACCCTCGCGGTGCAGCGGATGGACGGCCGGCGCGTCGACCGGGTGAGGTTCACGCCCAAGCCGGTCCCCGTCCTGGACGCGAGGAAGGGGGCGACCGATGAATGACTGGGCGGGAATCGCCTGGCTGTTCGTGCTCCTCGTCGCGAACGCCTTCTTCGTCGGCGCCGAGTTCGCCGTCATCTCCGCACGCCGGTCGCAGATCGAGCCGCTCGCCGAGAAGGGGTCGCGCTCGGCCAAGACCGCGCTGTACGCGATGGAGCACGCGACGCTCATGCTCGCGACGTCGCAGCTCGGAATCACGATCTGCTCGCTGCTGATCCTCAACGTGTCCGAGCCGGCGATCCACCACCTGCTGGCGGAGCCCCTCGGCCTGACGGGCCTCAGCGAGACGACGGTGGACGTCATCGCCTTCGTGATCGCCCTCGTGCTCGTCTCGTACCTGCACGTCGTGTTCGGCGAGATGGTGCCGAAGAACCTCGCGTTCTCGGTCCCCGACCGGGCTGTGCTGATGCTGGCGACGCCGCTGGTGTGGGTCTCGAAAGTGTTCCACCCCGTCATCGTGTCGCTCAACTGGGTGGCCAACAGCGTGCTGCGCCTGTTCCGGGTCGAGCCGAAGGACGAGGCCGCTTCGACCTTCACGCTCGACGAGGTGGCGACGATCGTCAACCAGTCGCGGATCGAGGGCGTGCTCGACGATGCCGCCGGCACGGTCGCCGCCGCGGTGGAGTTCACCGACAAGAAGGCGATGGATGTCGCGGTGCCCCTCGGCGACCTCGTGACGCTTCCCGAGCTGACGACGGCCGACGAGATCGAGCGGGCCGTGGCGAAGCACGGCTTCTCGCGATACGTCATCGTGGGCACCGACGGCGCGCCGGTCGGGTACGTGCACCTGAAGGACGTCCTGCGGGCAGCCGAGGGACCGGATGCCGCGGCCGACGTCGCGCGTCCGCTCCCGGCCAAGCGCATCCACCACATGGTGCCGGTGCTCGAGACCACCGACCTCGAGGACGCGCTGGCCCTCATGCGCCGCGCCGGCCGGCACCTGGCGCAGGTGCGAAACGCGGCCGGGGAGACGACGGCCGTGCTGTTCCTCGAGGACATCATCGAGGAGCTGATCGGCGAGGTGCAGGACGCGACGCGTCGCGGGCTGCGCTGATGCGCCCGGGGGCCGGCGTCGCGCGCCGGCCCTCCCCGGTCGTTGAGCGAGCGGAGCGAGACGAAACGCCCCGGACCTGCGGTCAGGAGCGGCCCGGGTCAGCGGTGGGGACGTGCCGGCCGTCCCGGTCGTTGAGCGAGCGGAGCGAGACGAAACGCCCCGGACCTGCGGTCAGGAGCGGCCCGGGTCAGCGGTGGGGACGTGCCCGGACGTACTGCTTCGGCCAGTAGTCGATGTCGGCGCCGAGTTCGCCGGCAGCGCGGAGGCCGAAGTGGGGGTCGCGCAGCCACTCCCGCGCCGACATGATCGCGTCGGCGTCGCCGCGGCGGAGGATCTCCTCGGCCTGCCTGCCGGAGTCGATGAGGCCGACCGCGCTCACCGGAACACCCGCCGCCTCGCGGACGTGACGCGCGAGGTGCACCTGGTAGCCCGGGCCCGGAACGATCCGCTGGTGCGCGACGAGCCCGCCGCTGGAGATGTCGAAGAAGTCGACGCCTCGCCCTGCCGCCCAGCCCGCGACGGTCGCGGTGTCCTCGACGGTCCAGCCGCCCTCGGCCCAGTCGGTTGCCGAGAACCGCACGAGGAGCGGGACAGCGGGCGCGGCATCCCGGACCGCGTCGATCACCCGCAGGAGCAGGCGCGCGCGGTTCTCGAGCGACCCGCCGTACTCGTCGTCGCGGCGGTTCGACAGCGGCGAGAGGAACTGGTGAAGCAGGTAGCCGTGCGCGGCGTGGATCTCGAGCAGCTCGAAGCCGGCCTCGACCGCGCGGCCGGTGGCCGCCGCGAAGTCGTCGACGACCTCGTCGATCCCCGCCACGTTGAGCGCGATCGGCTCGTCGAAGCCCTCGAAGGCGACCGCCGACGGCGCGACGGTCTGCCAGCCGCCCTCCGCGGCGGGCACCGTGCCGCGGCGGTGCGTGAAGGGCGACCACGTCGAGGCCTTGCGGCCGGCGTGCGCGAGCTGCAGGGCGGGGACGGCTCCCCGGGCTGCGACGGCCGCGACGATCGGCCTCCAGGCATCCACCTGTTCGTCGTTCCAGATGCCGGTGTCCTCGGGGGAGATGCGGCCCTCGGGCGACACCGCCGTGGCCTCGGCCATGACGATGCCCGCGCCTCCCGACGCGAACTGCGCCAGGTGCGTGTGGTGCCACTCCTGCGGGACCCCCTCGACGGCGCTGTACTGGCACATCGGAGCCACCCACAGCCGGTTGCGGACCTCGAGTCCGCGGATCGTGACGGGCGAGAACAGGATGGAGGTCATCGGGCGCTCCTGCGCGGTTAGGGTGTCGAAATGGGCGGATCGTGGACGATCTCGGACGTCGCCGGGACCCTTCGGAGGCCAACGGCCGCGGATGACAAGTATTCCCGCGGGGTGCTCGGCATCCGGACCGGCTCCGAGCTCTACCCCGGCGCGGCGGTGCTCGGCGTCGAGGCGGCGTGGCGCACAGGCGTCGGCATGGTGCGATACATCGGCGCCGCGCGAGACCTCGTGCTGCAGCGCCGTCCCGAGACCGTGTCGCAGGACGGCCGCGTGCAGGCATGGCTCATCGGGTCGGGGACGGATGCCTCGGCCCGCCGCGGGGACGAGACCCACGCGCTGCGGGCGCTGCTCACCGGTGAGGTGCCTGTCGTCGTGGACGCGGGTGCCCTCGACCTCGTCGTCGCGGCGACGGCGCCGATCGTCGTGACGCCGCATGCGCGTGAGCATGCGAGGCTGCGCGGGGCGCTGGGGCTCGACGACGAGGTGCCCGAGGATGCCTCAGCCCGGGCACGGGCGGCCGCCGAGACGGCGGCGGCCCTGGGCGGAGCGGTGCTGCTCAAGGGAAGTGCGACGGTCGTCGCCTCGCCGTCGGGATGGAGCACGACCGTCGATGCGGGAACCCCGTGGCTCGCGACGGCGGGTACCGGCGACGTGCTGGGCGGGGTGATCGGGGCGCTCGTCGCCGGTGCCGCCGCAGGCGGCGAGCTCGACGCGGAGCGCCTGGCCGCGCTGGCGGCCTCGGGCGCGTGGCTGCACGGCCGCGCGGCGCGGCTCGCCTCGTCGGCTGCCGGGGAGGGAGGCGGCCCCATCACCGCACTCGATGTCGCAGAGGCCCTTCCGCGCGTGGTCGCCGAGGCGCTCGCCGCGGCCTGACGCGGCGGCAGGACCGGGCGGCGGGCTCGCCTAGGATGGGGGCGTGTCGAGGCGGGCGGTGCTCTGGGTCGCGTTCGTCATCGTCCACGTCGGGGTGGCGGCGCTCGGTTTCCTCCTTCCCAACGAGCCGATGGGCGACGTCTACCGGGTGTACGAGCCGTGGTCCCGGGCGTGGCTGGCCGGCCTCGACATCCAGCCCGTCCTGAGTGCCGGGTTCCCCGCCGGCGCGGCCCTGGTGGGCATCACCGAGTCGTGGGTGTATCCGCAGCTGGCGATCGTCCCGATGCTCATCGCGTGGCTGTTCTCCTGGCTGGCCGGCTACGAGGTCGGCTGGGCGATCCTCGTGACGCTCTGCGACGCCCTCGCCTTCGCGCTCCTGGTGGGGCGGGGGCGCTCGACGGGGCGGTGGGTGGCCGCGTGGTTCTGGCTGGCGTTCATCGCCGTGCTGGGGCCCGTCGGCATGTATCGCCTCGACGGCGTCACCGTGCCCCTCGCGATCGCGGGCAGCCTGTGGCTCGTGGGGCGCCCGTGGGTCGGGTCGGCTCTGCTGGCGGTGGCCATGTGGATCAAGGTGTGGCCCGCCGCGCTGATCGCCGCGGCGCTCGTCGCCGTTCGCCGCCGCCTCGCGGTTCTCGGCGCCGCGGTCGCCGTCTCGGCGGCGGTCGTCGTGTGGGTGCTCGCGATGGGCGGTGCCTCGCACCTGTTCGGGTTCGTCCTCGACCAGACCGACCGCGGCCTCCAGCTCGAGGCGCCCGTGAGCACGGTGTACGTCTGGCAGGCGGTCGCCCGCATCCCGGGTTCGCAGATCTACTACGAGCAGGACCTCTTGACGTTCCAGGTCACGGGACCGCTCGTCGACACCGTCATCGCGATCATGACGCCTCTCCTCGTCCTCGCTGTCGCCGCGGTCGCGGGCGTGGGCGTCTACAAGGCGCGGGGCGGCGCGTCGTTCGCCGGCCTCTACCCGAACCTCGCACTCGCGCTCGTGCTCGCACTCATCGTCTTCAACAAGGTCGGCTCGCCTCAGTACATGACATGGATCGCCGCGCCGATCGTCGTCGGACTCGCGATCGACCGTCGTCGCTGGTGGCCGCCCGCGATCCTCGCACTGGTCATCGCGGGCTTCACCCTCGGGGTGTACCCGCTCGCGTACTTCTCGCTCCTGCTGGCGTGGCCGTTCCCCGCGACGCTCCTGACGATCCGCAACGTCCTCGTCGTGGTGCTGTTCGTCTGGGTCGTCGTCCGGCTCTGCCGCGTGCCGACCCATCCTCGTGTGCGCGCCCCGCGCCACGCCGACGCCCTCGCCTGACCCCTGGAGGATCCATGCTCGTCGCCTTCTCCGTCGCCCCGAGCGGCACCGGCCGTGCCGACGGCTCCGTGCACGACGCCGTCGCCGCGGCGGTGCGGATCGTCCGCGACAGCGGGCTGCCGTCGCGGACGACATCGATGTTCACCGAGATCGAGGGGGAGTGGGACGAGGTGTTCGCGGTCGTCAAGCAGGCCACCGACGCCGTGCTGCCCTTCGGCTCGCGCGTCTCGCTGGTCCTGAAGGCCGACATCCGCCCGGGCTACACCGGTGAGCTCGACGCGAAGGTCGACCGTCTCGAGGAGGCGCTCTCGGAGGAGGGGTCGTCGCTCGAGGGACCCTGACGCCGTCTCGTTCCGCTGGCACGATCGGGGTCCGTGTGTCTCTGGCGGGTCCGAGCGTGTCGAATCGATTCGACAACGTGTCTCCCCGCCCGCTAGCATGACGGCGTGACCTCCTCGAATCTCTCGAGGGGTGCGGCGACGTGGGCGCTCCTCTCTCTCGCCGTGGGCAGCTTCGGCATCGGCATGACCGAGTTCGTCGTGATGGGCCTGCTCCCCGACATCGCACAGGACCTCCTGCCGTCGCTGTGGGCCTCCGACTCCGAGGCGGCCATCGCTCAGGCCGGGTGGCTCATCACGCTGTACGCGCTCGGCGTCGTCGTCGGCGCTCCGACCATCGCCGCCGTGGTCGCCAAGTACCCGCGGCACCGCGTCATGCTGGGCCTGGCCATCGCGCTCACGGTTTTCAACGCCCTGACGTTCCTGCTTCCGAGCTTCGAGCTGGTCGCAGCATCCCGGTTCCTGGCAGGTCTCCCGCACGGCGCGTACTTCGGCATCGGCGCACTCGTGGCGGCCGAGGTGCTGGGTCCCGGCAAGCGGGCCAAGGGCGTCGCCTTCGTGCTGACCGGACTGACCGTGGCGAACGTCGTCGGGGTCCCTCTCGGCACGTACCTCGGCCAGCAGGCGGGCTGGCGGTCCGCCTTCATGGTCGTCGCCGGGATCTTCGCGCTCGCCGCGGTCTGCATCGCCTTCTTCGTGCCCGCACACGACGGCGACCGCGCCCGCACGTTCCGCGCCGAGCTGCGCGTCTTCCGCATCGGGCAGGTCTGGCTCACGCTCGCCGTCGGCGCCATCGGCTTCGGCGGCTTCTTCGCCGTCTACAGCTACGTGGCGCCCATGATCACCGAAGTGGCCGGCTCGCCGGCGTGGGTCGTCCCGCTCGTCCTCATCGTCATGGGACTGGGCATGACGGTCGGCAACCTCGTCGGCGGCGTGGTCGCCGACATCGACCTGACGCGCACGATGCTGGGCGGTTTCATCGCGCTCGCTCTCGTCCAGAGCCTGCTGGCGGTGTCGGCGCAGACGCTCTGGGCGCTCGCCGTCTTCGTCTTCGCGACGGGCTTCATCTCGGCGTGCCTGAGCCCGGCGATCCAGACGCGCCTCATGGACGTCGCGGAGGACAACCAGTCCATCGCGGCGGCGCTTAACCACTCCGCCCTGAACATGGGGAACAGCCTCGGCGCCTTCCTCGGCGGCGCCGTCATCGCGCTCGGATGGGGGTTCGTGGCTCCCGCGTGGGTCGGGGTCGCCCTTGCGCTCGCCGGCTTCGTGCTCGCGGTCGTCAGCCTCTCGGTCGCGCGCCGCCGCGAGCCCGTCGCGGTCTGAGGCCCGCGACCCGGACGTAGGCTGAGCGGGTGTCAGAGCCGACCTCGCCCGCGACCGCGACCGACCGCGCCGTGCGGGCGCTCGCCGATGCCGTGGGGGAGTCGCGGCCCCGCGTGCCGGGCGACGGCG
Protein-coding regions in this window:
- a CDS encoding hemolysin family protein — encoded protein: MEYVMLGVGLLLTIGTGLFVASEFALVNLDRADLEARRERGESRLSLTISALKITSTHLSSAQLGITLTTLLTGYTMEPAISSLLAPVFTAWGLPAGIVAPVSVFIGVSVATILSMILGELVPKNFALALPRQTAKVVMPFQVAFTTVFRPAIVVLNGSANGVLRAIGVEPKEELSGARTAEELSSLVRRSASAGVLEEDTASLLDRSLTFARLTASDVMTPRPSIHALQAGDSAEEAIQLARRTGHSRFPVYDDSMDDIVGIVHLKAAVAVPRDRRADVPVAALSTEPLRVPEAVHLDALVSELRARGYQMAVVVDEYGGTAGVVTLEDLVEEIVGEVLDEHDRRRAGIVRLDGDVLFPGELRPDELLDRTGIRVPEGEVYDTVGGYVMSVLERIPAVGDEVEVDDGTLAVQRMDGRRVDRVRFTPKPVPVLDARKGATDE
- a CDS encoding hemolysin family protein; amino-acid sequence: MNDWAGIAWLFVLLVANAFFVGAEFAVISARRSQIEPLAEKGSRSAKTALYAMEHATLMLATSQLGITICSLLILNVSEPAIHHLLAEPLGLTGLSETTVDVIAFVIALVLVSYLHVVFGEMVPKNLAFSVPDRAVLMLATPLVWVSKVFHPVIVSLNWVANSVLRLFRVEPKDEAASTFTLDEVATIVNQSRIEGVLDDAAGTVAAAVEFTDKKAMDVAVPLGDLVTLPELTTADEIERAVAKHGFSRYVIVGTDGAPVGYVHLKDVLRAAEGPDAAADVARPLPAKRIHHMVPVLETTDLEDALALMRRAGRHLAQVRNAAGETTAVLFLEDIIEELIGEVQDATRRGLR
- a CDS encoding NADH:flavin oxidoreductase/NADH oxidase — protein: MTSILFSPVTIRGLEVRNRLWVAPMCQYSAVEGVPQEWHHTHLAQFASGGAGIVMAEATAVSPEGRISPEDTGIWNDEQVDAWRPIVAAVAARGAVPALQLAHAGRKASTWSPFTHRRGTVPAAEGGWQTVAPSAVAFEGFDEPIALNVAGIDEVVDDFAAATGRAVEAGFELLEIHAAHGYLLHQFLSPLSNRRDDEYGGSLENRARLLLRVIDAVRDAAPAVPLLVRFSATDWAEGGWTVEDTATVAGWAAGRGVDFFDISSGGLVAHQRIVPGPGYQVHLARHVREAAGVPVSAVGLIDSGRQAEEILRRGDADAIMSAREWLRDPHFGLRAAGELGADIDYWPKQYVRARPHR
- a CDS encoding ADP/ATP-dependent (S)-NAD(P)H-hydrate dehydratase — encoded protein: MGGSWTISDVAGTLRRPTAADDKYSRGVLGIRTGSELYPGAAVLGVEAAWRTGVGMVRYIGAARDLVLQRRPETVSQDGRVQAWLIGSGTDASARRGDETHALRALLTGEVPVVVDAGALDLVVAATAPIVVTPHAREHARLRGALGLDDEVPEDASARARAAAETAAALGGAVLLKGSATVVASPSGWSTTVDAGTPWLATAGTGDVLGGVIGALVAGAAAGGELDAERLAALAASGAWLHGRAARLASSAAGEGGGPITALDVAEALPRVVAEALAAA
- a CDS encoding glycosyltransferase 87 family protein is translated as MSRRAVLWVAFVIVHVGVAALGFLLPNEPMGDVYRVYEPWSRAWLAGLDIQPVLSAGFPAGAALVGITESWVYPQLAIVPMLIAWLFSWLAGYEVGWAILVTLCDALAFALLVGRGRSTGRWVAAWFWLAFIAVLGPVGMYRLDGVTVPLAIAGSLWLVGRPWVGSALLAVAMWIKVWPAALIAAALVAVRRRLAVLGAAVAVSAAVVVWVLAMGGASHLFGFVLDQTDRGLQLEAPVSTVYVWQAVARIPGSQIYYEQDLLTFQVTGPLVDTVIAIMTPLLVLAVAAVAGVGVYKARGGASFAGLYPNLALALVLALIVFNKVGSPQYMTWIAAPIVVGLAIDRRRWWPPAILALVIAGFTLGVYPLAYFSLLLAWPFPATLLTIRNVLVVVLFVWVVVRLCRVPTHPRVRAPRHADALA
- a CDS encoding thiamine-binding protein, whose protein sequence is MLVAFSVAPSGTGRADGSVHDAVAAAVRIVRDSGLPSRTTSMFTEIEGEWDEVFAVVKQATDAVLPFGSRVSLVLKADIRPGYTGELDAKVDRLEEALSEEGSSLEGP
- a CDS encoding MFS transporter gives rise to the protein MTSSNLSRGAATWALLSLAVGSFGIGMTEFVVMGLLPDIAQDLLPSLWASDSEAAIAQAGWLITLYALGVVVGAPTIAAVVAKYPRHRVMLGLAIALTVFNALTFLLPSFELVAASRFLAGLPHGAYFGIGALVAAEVLGPGKRAKGVAFVLTGLTVANVVGVPLGTYLGQQAGWRSAFMVVAGIFALAAVCIAFFVPAHDGDRARTFRAELRVFRIGQVWLTLAVGAIGFGGFFAVYSYVAPMITEVAGSPAWVVPLVLIVMGLGMTVGNLVGGVVADIDLTRTMLGGFIALALVQSLLAVSAQTLWALAVFVFATGFISACLSPAIQTRLMDVAEDNQSIAAALNHSALNMGNSLGAFLGGAVIALGWGFVAPAWVGVALALAGFVLAVVSLSVARRREPVAV